The genomic window CCGGTGCGGTGGGAGAGGCCTGGGGTTTTGTAGTCCGGACCAAAGCCCTGACCTTCATAATAGGCCCTGACCGCATCATCAATCGCGCCAAATGTGCCGCCGACCTGCGCCATCTCCATCACGATGTTCTGCCCTTTGCGCACCGTGTTCCAAACGCGCGTTTGCTCAGCATTCGCGCCGCCGTGGACCCATGTTCTGGAGATGTCGGATTTGTACCCATGCACATCGCAGCCGCAGTCCATCAGAATGACTTGGCCATCCGCCACTTCAAAGACTTTTTTCGAGCCGTGGGGGTAAGCGCTTGCCTCTCCCACTTGCGCCGAAGAGAAAGTGGGCCGTGCGCCGCGTTTAATCGTCTCTTCCTGCATGATCGCGCTGATGTCGTGGCCTGTCATGCCTGCGCTCACTTGCGGATAAAGCGCGCGGTAAGCGGCCATGGTGATGTCATTGGCCGCTTGCATCAGGGCGATTTCATGCGGGCTTTTGATTTGCCTCAGCGCAGTGACGATAGGGCTCGCTGACACGATGGCTCGCCCGCCGCCATCGCGTTTCAGACCTTCAGTGACGAAGTGTCGCACCGTGCGTTCGAGGCCAATCGCGCCAGTGGTGCCGCGATCATCGAACACGCTGGCAATCAGCGCGGTGGGGCTTTCATGTTCATCCCACGTGCGCACCTCCATCGGCATGATCATAAGCTCAGCCAATTTGCTTGCTTCAAAGGCGGGCGTGATGACGACCGGCTCACCTTCAGCCGGGATGACAAGCGCAGTCAGCCTGCTCCCGCGTCCCCAGCCGAGCCCGGAGAAATAGAGCATGGACGAGCCCGCTTCGACGACAATCCCGGCGACACCCTGGGCTTGCATCATGCCTTGCGCGGCTTGGATGCGGGTTTGCCGCTCCTCGTTAGAAATGGGATCAGGGATAGCGATTATGCCATCACCAGAAGCCGCCAGAACCGGGTTCAAGCCGCTTGCGCTGATCAAACCGCTCAAGACCCCCGTCTTCAAAACATTGCGTCGTGAGGTCATAGACATAAGTGTCCTTATTTCGTGTTCAGCACGCGGCCTGCCACCGCATCGAGCCGCGCCAGAAGCTCAGGGTCGCGCTCTTCAGGAGCGGTGATGATCGCGGTGTCGAGACAGGTGTCTATGGGAGAGGCTTTGCGCGTCTTGGGAAGACCAGTGATGAAATTCAGCACCGCTTGTCTGGCAAGCTTGCCATTGGCTTTCATCTGCTTGAGCACGCCCGCGACATCGACCGCCTCTTCGCCTTCTCGCCAGCAATCGTAATCCGTCACCATTCCAATCAGCGCGTAAGGCAGCTCCGCCTCGCGCGCCAGTTTCGCCTCCGGCATAGCGGTCATGCCGATG from Erythrobacter sp. SCSIO 43205 includes these protein-coding regions:
- a CDS encoding Xaa-Pro peptidase family protein, whose protein sequence is MTSRRNVLKTGVLSGLISASGLNPVLAASGDGIIAIPDPISNEERQTRIQAAQGMMQAQGVAGIVVEAGSSMLYFSGLGWGRGSRLTALVIPAEGEPVVITPAFEASKLAELMIMPMEVRTWDEHESPTALIASVFDDRGTTGAIGLERTVRHFVTEGLKRDGGGRAIVSASPIVTALRQIKSPHEIALMQAANDITMAAYRALYPQVSAGMTGHDISAIMQEETIKRGARPTFSSAQVGEASAYPHGSKKVFEVADGQVILMDCGCDVHGYKSDISRTWVHGGANAEQTRVWNTVRKGQNIVMEMAQVGGTFGAIDDAVRAYYEGQGFGPDYKTPGLSHRTGHGIGMDIHEDQFVVRGNETPIAAGMCFSNEPGIYLPGKFGVRQEDCVYMTDQGPRLFSPLAPSIDNPMG